A single window of Pontiella agarivorans DNA harbors:
- a CDS encoding DUF3592 domain-containing protein, with protein MRIFFLRVVLFGGMIFAAQADHVFTLGDRSFEGAVQRLSSSQGVVEIEFADGDRQVFEIQSFSAEDQEYLQQLDDIQTLMLQQAQAEKAGAPVAAIESQLNAKILELSRKEDQQADSGTGIVPSLVLSVFILFSFAMIYFGHRLKGIRRRMENEWPHVPAQITGIHRSTSTRGGEFRREDTLSVKFEYGGRSYKIMSQYVNLADKYIAEDGTTEVLLCTEDPEKSVHYVAKLQYMAPRVITGVGVLFLFCLVLAGLLVFFMK; from the coding sequence ATGCGTATTTTTTTTCTAAGGGTTGTACTTTTCGGGGGGATGATTTTTGCGGCTCAGGCGGATCATGTGTTCACGCTGGGGGATCGCTCGTTCGAGGGGGCGGTGCAGCGGCTGTCCAGTTCGCAGGGCGTGGTTGAAATTGAGTTTGCCGACGGGGATAGGCAGGTTTTTGAAATTCAGTCGTTTAGTGCGGAGGATCAGGAGTATTTGCAGCAGCTGGACGATATTCAGACACTGATGCTGCAGCAGGCACAGGCTGAAAAGGCGGGTGCACCGGTTGCCGCGATTGAGTCGCAGCTGAATGCAAAAATTCTGGAACTGTCCCGTAAGGAAGATCAGCAGGCGGACTCTGGAACAGGTATTGTTCCGAGTTTGGTGCTGTCCGTATTCATTCTGTTTAGTTTCGCGATGATTTATTTTGGACATCGTTTGAAGGGAATCCGCCGCAGAATGGAAAATGAATGGCCGCATGTGCCGGCGCAGATAACGGGGATTCACCGTTCAACGTCTACGCGGGGAGGGGAGTTTCGTCGGGAAGACACGCTTTCTGTTAAATTTGAGTATGGCGGCAGGTCCTATAAAATTATGAGTCAGTACGTGAATCTGGCCGATAAATATATTGCCGAAGATGGAACGACCGAGGTGCTGCTCTGTACGGAGGACCCGGAAAAATCGGTGCATTATGTGGCAAAACTACAGTATATGGCGCCGCGCGTTATTACGGGGGTGGGAGTCTTGTTCCTGTTTTGTCTGGTATTGGCCGGGCTGCTGGTTTTCTTTATGAAATAA
- a CDS encoding Crp/Fnr family transcriptional regulator has product MQIFEIGIFNIWKLHALRSAYRLLDMDIELLIKNSSFFKGLNGEHRIELASICSLKSLRKREYLFHEGEFGKSMFLLIGGNVQLHKNTEDGREVVIRIVKPGEIFAEVVLFEADCFPVSARAVTPVDVLVFPRDGIHRLLAQEGFRSDFIAQLMLKQRYLTERIQELSTKDVEYRFFTFLRDQYGEKELIHTPLSKKDIAAGIGTTPESLSRLIQRLTEDEIIAWKGKEIKILSNPWKWLG; this is encoded by the coding sequence TTGCAGATATTCGAGATCGGCATTTTCAATATTTGGAAATTGCATGCCTTGCGCAGCGCATACAGACTGCTGGATATGGATATTGAACTGCTGATTAAAAACTCCTCTTTTTTCAAGGGGTTGAACGGGGAGCACCGTATTGAACTCGCAAGCATCTGCTCGCTGAAGAGCCTCAGGAAGCGCGAATACCTCTTTCATGAAGGAGAGTTCGGCAAGAGCATGTTCCTGTTGATCGGCGGCAATGTGCAGTTGCACAAAAATACCGAAGACGGCCGCGAAGTGGTCATCCGCATTGTAAAACCCGGTGAAATTTTTGCGGAAGTGGTTTTGTTCGAGGCCGACTGCTTTCCGGTATCCGCCCGGGCGGTGACGCCCGTAGACGTGCTGGTTTTTCCCAGGGACGGCATTCACCGTCTGCTGGCGCAGGAGGGTTTCCGCAGCGATTTTATTGCGCAGCTCATGCTGAAGCAGCGCTACCTGACCGAGCGGATTCAGGAGCTGTCGACCAAAGACGTGGAGTACCGCTTTTTCACCTTTCTGCGCGATCAGTACGGCGAAAAGGAGCTCATCCATACGCCGCTCTCTAAAAAGGATATTGCCGCGGGCATCGGCACGACGCCCGAAAGCCTCTCCCGCCTGATCCAGCGCCTGACCGAAGATGAGATCATCGCGTGGAAGGGAAAGGAAATTAAGATTCTTTCCAATCCCTGGAAATGGCTGGGTTGA
- the hemB gene encoding porphobilinogen synthase, producing the protein MFPEVRLRRLRKTEGIRNMLNTPLPGPEKFMWPTFVIDGEDKREAIDSMPGQYRLSIDQLLKELDPLVETGIGSVLLFGLAEDSEKDFQGSEAYNENGTVQRAISAVKKEFPDLIVAADACVCAYTEHGHCGPLTDSGDVDNDTAIENLAKICVSQAAAGADIVAPSAMMDGQVLAIREGLDEAGLIDTILMSYSTKFASSMYGPFRDAEKSQPGKGDRKGYQASYGDLRTALRESELDEMEGADMLMIKPSIFYLDILARMREATDLPIAAYNVSGEYSMLHATAQRGWGDLKAMVQESTLALTRAGADILISYWANQYNEFFKD; encoded by the coding sequence ATGTTCCCTGAAGTAAGACTCCGCCGCCTGCGCAAAACCGAAGGCATCCGCAACATGCTCAACACCCCCCTGCCCGGACCGGAAAAATTTATGTGGCCCACGTTTGTCATCGATGGTGAAGACAAGCGCGAAGCGATCGATTCCATGCCCGGCCAATACCGCCTCAGCATCGATCAGCTTTTAAAAGAACTCGATCCCCTGGTCGAAACGGGAATCGGAAGCGTTCTGCTGTTCGGCCTGGCCGAAGATTCCGAAAAGGATTTCCAGGGTTCGGAAGCCTACAATGAAAACGGCACGGTTCAGCGTGCCATTTCAGCTGTTAAAAAAGAATTTCCCGACCTGATCGTGGCGGCCGATGCCTGCGTCTGCGCCTATACCGAACACGGCCACTGCGGACCGCTGACCGATTCCGGCGATGTCGATAACGACACCGCCATAGAAAACCTCGCAAAGATCTGCGTTTCCCAGGCCGCCGCCGGCGCCGATATTGTCGCCCCGAGTGCCATGATGGACGGTCAGGTGCTGGCCATCCGCGAAGGACTCGATGAGGCCGGTCTGATCGATACCATCCTTATGAGCTATTCCACCAAATTTGCCTCCTCAATGTACGGTCCCTTCCGCGATGCCGAAAAATCGCAGCCCGGCAAAGGCGACCGCAAAGGCTATCAGGCGTCTTATGGCGATCTGCGCACCGCACTGCGCGAATCGGAACTCGATGAAATGGAAGGGGCTGACATGCTCATGATCAAACCGTCCATTTTCTACCTCGATATCCTCGCCAGAATGCGCGAAGCCACCGACCTGCCCATCGCGGCCTACAACGTGAGCGGAGAATATTCCATGCTCCACGCCACCGCCCAGCGCGGCTGGGGCGACCTCAAAGCCATGGTGCAGGAATCCACCCTTGCCCTCACCCGCGCCGGTGCGGACATTCTCATTTCCTACTGGGCCAACCAGTACAACGAATTTTTTAAGGACTAA
- the zupT gene encoding zinc transporter ZupT, with product MNHVWFALGLTVFAGMATGIGSAIAFLAQRTNYRFLSIATGFSAGVMLYVSFVEIFIKGIDALVESYGDPMGHWINCASFFGGMALIGIIDALIPHAENPHEIHTEYETKPLHDPDAPIPTSDELKMKTIAEEEAQTKHNAKLMRMGLFTALAIAIHNFPEGLATFLAALEDPTLGIPIAIAIALHNIPEGISVSVPIFYATGDRKKAFIYSFLSGLAEPVGAIIAYFAILFFVGGDSGVIPPQIMGILFGGVAGIMVYISLDELLPTSRAYGKGHDSLFGLVAGMLVMALSLLLMR from the coding sequence ATGAATCACGTCTGGTTTGCTCTCGGTTTAACGGTCTTCGCCGGCATGGCCACCGGCATCGGCAGCGCTATTGCCTTTCTGGCCCAACGGACCAATTACCGCTTCCTCTCCATCGCCACCGGATTTTCCGCCGGTGTCATGCTCTATGTCTCCTTCGTTGAAATTTTCATCAAAGGCATCGACGCCCTCGTGGAGTCCTACGGCGACCCGATGGGACACTGGATCAACTGCGCCTCCTTCTTCGGCGGCATGGCGCTGATCGGCATTATCGATGCCCTGATTCCGCATGCGGAAAACCCGCACGAAATCCATACCGAATACGAAACTAAACCCCTCCACGATCCCGATGCTCCGATCCCCACATCCGATGAGCTCAAAATGAAAACCATTGCGGAAGAGGAAGCCCAGACCAAACACAATGCCAAGCTGATGCGCATGGGCCTCTTCACAGCGCTCGCCATTGCCATTCACAACTTTCCGGAAGGCCTCGCCACCTTTTTGGCCGCACTGGAGGATCCCACCCTCGGTATTCCGATCGCTATTGCCATCGCCCTGCACAACATTCCCGAAGGCATCAGCGTTTCCGTCCCGATCTTCTACGCCACCGGCGACCGCAAAAAAGCCTTCATCTATTCCTTCCTCTCCGGCCTCGCCGAACCCGTCGGCGCCATCATTGCCTACTTCGCCATCCTCTTTTTCGTCGGCGGAGACTCCGGGGTCATTCCGCCCCAGATCATGGGCATCCTTTTCGGCGGCGTCGCCGGCATCATGGTCTACATCAGCCTCGACGAACTTCTGCCCACCAGCCGCGCCTACGGAAAAGGCCACGACTCCCTTTTTGGTCTCGTCGCCGGCATGCTCGTTATGGCCCTCAGCCTGCTGCTGATGCGGTAG
- the nfi gene encoding deoxyribonuclease V (cleaves DNA at apurinic or apyrimidinic sites), with the protein MHPWDVSPQEAIAIQKSLQSHISLTDDFGDIKTVAGVDVGFRENNTITVAAVAVLDFQSLEVIETAVAHRPTSFPYIPGLLSFREVPAVLEAMLKLSAEPDLLLCDGQGIAHPRRFGIAAHLGLLLDLPAVGVGKSRLTGSYDEVPSKKGSYVPLMDKTEQIGVVLRTRSNIKPLYISPGHRVSISTAPKLVMQCVTKYKLPETTRRAHKLASG; encoded by the coding sequence ATGCACCCATGGGATGTCAGCCCGCAGGAAGCGATTGCCATTCAGAAATCGCTGCAATCGCACATCAGCCTAACGGATGATTTCGGCGACATTAAAACGGTCGCCGGAGTCGATGTCGGATTTAGGGAAAACAACACAATTACTGTTGCGGCGGTTGCTGTGCTGGACTTCCAAAGCCTGGAAGTGATTGAAACGGCGGTCGCACACCGTCCGACTTCTTTTCCTTATATTCCCGGTCTGCTCTCCTTCCGGGAAGTTCCGGCCGTTTTGGAGGCCATGCTGAAGCTGAGTGCTGAACCCGATCTGCTGCTGTGCGACGGCCAGGGCATCGCCCATCCCCGCCGTTTCGGGATCGCCGCCCACCTCGGTCTGCTGCTCGACCTTCCTGCTGTGGGGGTCGGCAAATCGCGACTCACCGGAAGCTATGATGAAGTCCCCTCAAAAAAGGGAAGTTATGTGCCGCTGATGGATAAAACGGAACAGATCGGCGTTGTTCTGCGCACCCGCTCCAACATCAAACCGCTCTACATTTCGCCCGGCCACCGCGTCAGCATCAGCACCGCCCCCAAACTGGTCATGCAATGTGTCACGAAATACAAACTTCCCGAAACCACCCGGCGGGCCCACAAACTGGCCAGCGGTTAA
- a CDS encoding protein-tyrosine phosphatase family protein, which yields MFLFGRKEETCVEIPLDAKGRLYVSPMPFGPYDPGNALLKIYKHRKIQFAVMLVTDVELARKAKKDVIKIYKDNGIEPIRFPIADYTSPELHAFSKVVDKIVGYLRAGANVAVHCNAGVGRTGVMTGCIVRDFMGIDAEEARTYIRQFMQTNMTDEQRRLMARFSPLSARLKEQNEQ from the coding sequence ATGTTCCTGTTCGGCAGAAAAGAAGAAACCTGCGTAGAAATTCCGCTCGATGCGAAGGGCCGGCTCTATGTCAGCCCTATGCCGTTCGGCCCGTACGACCCGGGCAACGCCTTGCTGAAAATCTATAAACACCGGAAAATCCAGTTTGCCGTCATGCTCGTGACGGACGTGGAGCTGGCGAGAAAAGCCAAAAAGGATGTCATCAAAATTTACAAGGACAACGGTATTGAGCCGATCCGTTTTCCCATTGCCGATTACACCAGCCCCGAACTGCACGCCTTTTCCAAAGTGGTCGACAAAATCGTCGGCTACCTCAGGGCCGGGGCCAATGTGGCCGTTCACTGCAATGCCGGCGTCGGCCGCACCGGCGTGATGACCGGATGCATCGTCCGCGATTTTATGGGCATCGACGCCGAAGAAGCACGCACGTATATCCGGCAGTTCATGCAGACCAACATGACCGATGAGCAGCGCAGACTCATGGCCCGCTTCTCACCGCTCTCCGCGCGACTAAAGGAACAGAACGAACAATGA
- a CDS encoding WecB/TagA/CpsF family glycosyltransferase, whose product MPECEPNPVPLVIFGVPFHNVTFEEAIDWIVARVRSGRPANIATANLDFVTRAWADPELQRILIDADLVLADGFPMVKLSPLFGPKLKDRVTGSDLTPMLAARAAEEGMSIYGLGSAPGVAEKALNILKKRHPGLQVAGCFSPPFTSLLKMDHREILQRLENAAPDILFVAFGAPKQDKFISMHVRSWNIPVSIGVGASLDFISGKQKRAPKMMQKCCLEWLWRVCCSPRRLFARYLANLHFLLSASRQLRTIHKMPDHEVIFQPLDEHSVLSLEQSRITVARFHSLDSAESAAEFIRQAGEQSFGNNLLLDLHAVPWLSSLELGALLEINKISRRQGFRLILYAARPKVRTLLETCRLTDYFSIAYTLKDAEEMARKLVEHADGEALYSDGRLKLKLPIELSAASLPKFEVDTQVLQQKLVQKGLLKSIEVDAAQLDFIDSAGLGYLIALKKRASDTRISMSISNLDPKLRRTFEIARVDKILLRA is encoded by the coding sequence ATGCCAGAATGTGAACCCAATCCCGTGCCGCTGGTGATTTTCGGCGTACCTTTTCATAATGTCACTTTCGAGGAAGCCATCGACTGGATCGTTGCTCGCGTACGCTCCGGCCGTCCGGCCAATATTGCCACGGCAAATCTCGACTTTGTCACCCGTGCCTGGGCAGACCCCGAATTGCAACGTATTCTTATCGATGCAGATCTGGTGCTCGCCGACGGGTTCCCGATGGTTAAGCTTTCACCGCTGTTCGGTCCAAAGCTCAAAGATCGCGTTACCGGGTCAGATCTCACCCCAATGCTGGCTGCTCGTGCTGCTGAAGAGGGAATGAGTATCTACGGCCTCGGTTCCGCTCCCGGGGTTGCTGAAAAAGCATTGAATATACTCAAAAAACGCCACCCCGGCCTCCAGGTTGCCGGCTGCTTTTCACCGCCGTTTACTTCATTGCTGAAGATGGATCACCGCGAAATTCTCCAGCGTCTGGAAAACGCCGCCCCCGATATTCTTTTTGTCGCCTTCGGGGCCCCGAAACAGGATAAATTTATCAGCATGCATGTGCGCAGCTGGAATATTCCCGTTTCCATTGGGGTTGGTGCGTCGCTCGACTTCATTTCCGGAAAACAGAAGAGGGCTCCGAAAATGATGCAGAAATGCTGCCTCGAATGGCTCTGGCGGGTCTGTTGCAGTCCGCGCCGCCTTTTCGCGCGCTATCTGGCCAATTTGCATTTTCTGTTGTCCGCCTCACGGCAGCTGCGAACGATCCATAAAATGCCGGATCATGAAGTTATATTCCAACCATTGGATGAGCATTCTGTTCTGTCCTTGGAACAAAGCCGGATTACCGTTGCCCGTTTTCATTCGCTGGACTCTGCGGAAAGCGCCGCCGAATTTATCAGACAGGCCGGAGAACAGAGCTTTGGCAATAATCTGCTGCTCGATCTTCATGCGGTACCCTGGCTCAGCAGTCTCGAACTTGGGGCTCTGCTGGAAATTAATAAAATCAGTCGAAGGCAGGGATTTCGTCTGATTCTTTATGCCGCCCGGCCGAAGGTCCGGACCCTGCTGGAAACCTGCCGGCTGACAGACTATTTCTCGATTGCCTACACGCTTAAAGACGCTGAGGAAATGGCGAGAAAGCTGGTGGAACATGCCGATGGCGAGGCGCTTTACTCGGACGGACGGCTTAAACTCAAACTGCCCATCGAGCTCAGTGCGGCCTCTCTTCCTAAGTTCGAGGTGGATACGCAAGTGCTGCAGCAGAAACTTGTGCAGAAGGGCTTGCTTAAATCAATTGAAGTCGACGCCGCCCAGCTTGATTTCATCGACAGTGCCGGGCTCGGCTATCTTATCGCCCTCAAAAAACGGGCCTCAGACACCCGCATCAGTATGTCCATCAGCAACCTCGATCCCAAACTGCGCCGTACTTTCGAAATTGCCCGCGTTGATAAAATTCTCCTGCGCGCCTGA
- a CDS encoding ATP-binding protein, with amino-acid sequence MKRKIIEIDEDLCNGCGECIVGCAEGALQLVDGKAKMVKEDFCDGFGDCIGTCPTGALQIVEREAAAYDIEATREHVAQMGDEALKKFDEANAEHEAKEQSEQENPKMSGCPGMQVRMKKADEAKAKAKAATGEISGQVIKSDLEQWPIQLHLVPPTAPFFDGKELVVLSTCSPVASPDVHWRYVRGRSLVVACPKLDKTEGYVEKLSQIMAQNDIPKVIVVRMEVPCCGGLSMMTQQAHAQSGRADLVVEEVTIGLDGELRGTKQL; translated from the coding sequence ATGAAACGTAAAATTATCGAAATCGATGAAGACCTCTGCAACGGATGCGGCGAATGCATTGTCGGATGCGCGGAAGGTGCGCTGCAGCTGGTGGACGGTAAAGCCAAAATGGTGAAAGAAGATTTCTGCGACGGCTTCGGCGATTGCATCGGCACCTGCCCTACCGGGGCACTGCAGATTGTGGAGCGCGAGGCCGCAGCCTATGACATTGAAGCCACCCGCGAACATGTAGCCCAAATGGGCGACGAAGCCCTGAAGAAATTTGACGAAGCCAACGCGGAACACGAAGCCAAAGAACAGTCTGAACAGGAGAACCCGAAAATGAGTGGATGTCCCGGAATGCAGGTCCGTATGAAAAAAGCGGACGAAGCCAAAGCGAAGGCGAAAGCCGCAACCGGTGAAATCAGCGGCCAGGTGATCAAATCCGACCTGGAGCAGTGGCCGATTCAGCTGCACCTCGTTCCGCCGACAGCACCGTTTTTTGATGGCAAAGAACTGGTGGTACTGAGCACCTGCTCGCCGGTTGCATCTCCGGATGTGCACTGGCGCTATGTCCGCGGCCGCTCACTGGTCGTCGCCTGTCCGAAGCTTGACAAAACGGAAGGTTATGTTGAAAAACTGTCGCAGATTATGGCGCAGAACGATATTCCTAAAGTTATCGTGGTGCGTATGGAAGTACCCTGTTGCGGCGGGCTGAGCATGATGACCCAGCAGGCCCATGCCCAGAGCGGACGTGCCGACCTGGTGGTGGAAGAAGTCACCATCGGCCTCGACGGCGAACTGCGCGGTACCAAACAACTGTAA
- the nth gene encoding endonuclease III, translated as MKTRKERAAYVARKLDELYPSIPIPLDHKDAYTLLIAVLLSAQCTDARVNMVTPGLFALADNPHDMAKLSVAEILETIKTCGLANSKAKNIRKLSEMLVSNYDGEVPRTFEQLEELPGVGHKTASVVMIHAFKIPAFPVDTHIHRLAQRWGLTKGKNVVQTEEDCKKLWPPEDWEKLHLQIITYGREYCTARGCDGTVCEICRTTYPNRKKPFIANKA; from the coding sequence ATGAAAACACGAAAAGAACGCGCGGCATATGTTGCCCGGAAACTCGATGAGCTCTATCCCTCGATTCCGATCCCGCTGGATCATAAAGATGCTTACACCCTGCTGATTGCCGTGCTGCTTTCGGCGCAATGCACCGATGCGCGGGTGAATATGGTGACGCCGGGCCTTTTTGCATTAGCCGATAATCCGCACGATATGGCAAAGCTTTCCGTGGCAGAGATCCTCGAAACCATAAAAACCTGCGGACTGGCCAACAGCAAGGCGAAGAACATCAGGAAACTTTCCGAAATGCTCGTCAGCAACTATGACGGCGAGGTGCCGCGCACTTTTGAACAACTCGAGGAACTTCCAGGGGTTGGACATAAAACCGCGAGCGTCGTAATGATCCATGCCTTCAAAATTCCGGCCTTTCCGGTCGACACCCACATCCACCGGCTTGCCCAGCGCTGGGGCCTGACCAAAGGCAAAAATGTGGTCCAGACCGAAGAGGACTGTAAAAAGCTCTGGCCGCCGGAAGACTGGGAAAAACTGCACCTGCAGATCATCACCTACGGGCGCGAATACTGCACCGCCCGCGGCTGCGACGGCACCGTCTGCGAAATCTGCCGCACCACCTACCCCAACCGCAAAAAACCGTTCATCGCCAATAAAGCTTAG
- a CDS encoding DUF6498-containing protein codes for MRILPDLLGFAGGLAAAYFLQWETGDLVWSLWFCSLMVGYLTILVTIGSGMYMGSQVIRHESFPRKYRAAAVGGGAVLALFFIGFFSFHFCGFHAGHSAFLSSFFPIPGISNQGFADCFMNPFKLLGRAFMTLLPLYGIFLIPAIIAERENLLKPVRSAYETVQRMQVSGENMLQKKGEKTDAKQKAGADFMFGPYRNVIRMHLLIFFFAGAHFMKLDHFAVYAVVYAVYFFPWREFRRKRG; via the coding sequence ATGAGGATACTCCCTGACCTGCTGGGATTTGCGGGCGGTCTGGCTGCGGCTTATTTTCTGCAATGGGAAACCGGGGATCTGGTGTGGAGCCTGTGGTTCTGCAGTCTGATGGTCGGCTATTTGACGATTCTTGTGACGATCGGCAGCGGCATGTATATGGGGAGCCAGGTGATTCGGCATGAATCGTTCCCTCGGAAATATCGTGCTGCGGCGGTGGGCGGTGGCGCGGTGCTGGCCTTGTTTTTTATCGGATTCTTCTCTTTTCATTTTTGCGGTTTTCATGCCGGCCACTCCGCATTTCTCAGCTCATTTTTTCCCATCCCCGGCATTTCGAACCAGGGCTTTGCCGACTGTTTTATGAATCCGTTCAAACTGCTGGGCCGCGCATTTATGACTCTGCTGCCTCTGTATGGAATTTTCCTGATCCCCGCGATAATCGCTGAGCGGGAAAACCTGCTGAAACCCGTTCGGAGCGCCTACGAAACCGTGCAACGCATGCAGGTTTCCGGTGAAAACATGCTGCAGAAAAAAGGTGAAAAAACAGATGCGAAGCAGAAAGCCGGGGCGGATTTTATGTTCGGCCCTTACAGAAATGTGATTCGCATGCACCTGCTCATCTTTTTCTTTGCCGGAGCGCATTTTATGAAGCTGGACCATTTTGCGGTCTATGCCGTGGTCTACGCGGTCTATTTTTTCCCCTGGCGGGAATTCAGGCGGAAGAGGGGCTAA
- the hemL gene encoding glutamate-1-semialdehyde 2,1-aminomutase produces MTSAKWFERAQKVIPGGVNSPVRAFNGVGGTPVYFKSGKGVNVQTEDGTELIDFCGSWGPLILGHARDEIVDVVAKTAADGLTFGANTAAEAEFAELITTLIPEMDMVRLVSSGTEAVMSAIRLARGYTGRRKIIKFDGCYHGHSDYLLVAAGSGLLTGGTTSSAGVSPAATEEVYVVPYNDLEKVQDVLKADGENIAAVIVEPIAGNMGLVEPEPGFLEGLREATAACGTLLIFDEVINGFRLAPTTFGHTIGIEADITTLGKIIGGGMPIGALGGSTEIMSALAPLGPVYQAGTLSGNPVAVAAGMKTLELLRDESPYLKIEILGKKLADGINAIAEEKELDLHCAQRGGMFTPFFRKEAVRNLDDSKACDQKAHAAYFHHMLNHGFYTPPSGFEVAFVSAAHTEEHINAFLEAFSKL; encoded by the coding sequence ATGACTTCAGCAAAATGGTTTGAACGCGCGCAGAAAGTGATTCCCGGCGGGGTGAACAGCCCGGTCCGGGCATTTAACGGGGTCGGCGGAACGCCGGTTTATTTTAAATCGGGCAAAGGCGTCAACGTACAGACGGAAGACGGAACGGAACTGATTGATTTCTGCGGATCATGGGGCCCGCTGATTCTGGGCCATGCCCGCGATGAAATCGTTGATGTGGTTGCGAAGACGGCGGCCGACGGCCTGACCTTCGGCGCAAATACCGCGGCCGAAGCGGAATTTGCGGAACTGATTACCACCCTGATTCCGGAAATGGATATGGTCCGCCTCGTCAGTTCGGGCACGGAGGCCGTAATGAGCGCCATCCGCCTGGCGCGCGGTTATACCGGGCGGCGCAAAATCATCAAGTTTGACGGATGCTACCACGGCCACTCCGACTATCTGCTCGTCGCCGCCGGGTCCGGCCTGCTGACCGGCGGAACCACCTCTTCCGCCGGGGTTTCACCGGCCGCCACTGAAGAAGTCTATGTGGTTCCGTACAACGATCTCGAAAAAGTGCAGGACGTACTGAAAGCAGATGGGGAAAATATCGCGGCCGTGATCGTCGAACCCATTGCCGGTAACATGGGGCTGGTTGAACCGGAACCCGGATTCCTCGAAGGACTGCGCGAAGCCACGGCCGCCTGCGGTACGCTGCTGATTTTTGACGAAGTGATTAACGGCTTCCGTCTGGCGCCGACGACCTTCGGCCATACCATCGGCATCGAAGCCGATATTACAACCCTTGGAAAAATCATCGGCGGCGGCATGCCGATCGGAGCACTCGGCGGAAGCACGGAAATTATGTCGGCCCTCGCACCGCTCGGCCCCGTCTACCAGGCCGGCACACTCAGCGGCAATCCGGTGGCGGTGGCCGCCGGTATGAAAACGCTGGAGCTGCTGCGCGATGAATCCCCCTACCTGAAAATTGAAATACTCGGGAAAAAACTGGCAGACGGCATCAACGCCATTGCTGAAGAAAAGGAGCTCGACCTGCACTGCGCACAGCGAGGTGGCATGTTCACGCCGTTCTTCCGCAAAGAAGCTGTCCGGAATCTGGATGACTCCAAAGCGTGCGATCAGAAAGCACACGCGGCCTATTTCCACCATATGCTCAATCACGGATTTTACACCCCGCCGAGCGGATTCGAAGTCGCCTTCGTCTCCGCCGCCCATACCGAAGAACACATCAACGCCTTCTTAGAAGCATTCAGTAAATTATAA
- a CDS encoding cupin domain-containing protein: protein MSDEYKGRALDLKKEISYADGAVISKILLKKETGNITLFSFDKGQGLSEHTAPFDAVVQVVEGEGAFIIDGTLHTVKEGEMIIMPANIPHDVQAAEQPFKMLLTMIRSEK, encoded by the coding sequence ATGAGCGATGAATACAAAGGCAGAGCACTTGATCTTAAAAAAGAAATCTCCTACGCCGACGGCGCGGTGATCAGCAAAATTCTCCTGAAAAAAGAGACCGGCAACATCACCCTCTTCTCCTTCGACAAAGGCCAGGGTCTCAGCGAACACACGGCACCGTTTGATGCCGTGGTGCAGGTGGTGGAAGGCGAAGGCGCTTTCATCATTGACGGAACACTTCACACCGTAAAAGAAGGCGAAATGATCATCATGCCCGCCAACATCCCCCACGATGTGCAGGCCGCCGAGCAGCCCTTCAAAATGCTGCTCACCATGATCCGTTCCGAAAAATAA